The sequence ACGACGCAGATGGACATGGGCGAAGCCGGCATCTACCAGATGTACGGCCGCGACGGCAAGGAACTGGGCGGCATGATGAACCGGAGCGACGACATGCCCCCGCCGTGCTGGGGGCTCTACATCCTCGTGTCCGACGTGCACGCCGCGGCGGAACTCGTGAAGGAGCTGGGCGGGTCGGTCGTCGTGGGACCGATGGAAGTCCCCGGCGGCGAGTTCATCCTGCAGGGCATCGACCCGCAGGGAGCCGCCTTCGCCCTGCACAGCAGGTAAGCCGAGCGGGCTTCGGCGCTACCGGTTCAAGCGTTCCGGTCGTCGGACAGACCCGGCGGCCGGCCCAGGATTTCGGAGAGGATCACGGCGCGAGCGAGCGAGGGGTAGCGCTCGAGGCGTTCCAGCGGGCCGCCCTCTCCGGTCGAGGCACGCCGGCTTGCCGTGACGGCCCCTCGCGGTTCACCGAGCGGTCTCGCCGCCGCGAGCCCGGGCGGCGGTCGCCGCGGGCTTTCGCGCACCGAAGGCGCCGGTGCGCTAGCCGCGGGCCGCGGAGCGGGTGCCGGAGCCGGCCGGATGAACGGAGGAGGCTCGGGGGCCTCCTCCGGGTCTCGGTGACCCACCATGCTGCCTGGCCGGCCCTCCTCCGCGGCCTGCTGCATCTGCCGCTCGAGCTGGCGGCCCATGTCCTGCAGTTGCTCGCGCAACGTCGGACGCCGCGCCGGAGGCGGCGCCTCTCCTCCGGCGGGCTCGGCAGCCTGAACGCTCGACGCCTCGGCTTCGAACTCCGGGGTCATCCCCGCCTGCTCGAGCGCCTGTTCCTGCCGCTGCCGATTCTTCTTCATCGCGGCGCCGATGCTGCGCACCCAGAGGAAGATCATCAGCAGGATGAGGGGCAGCGCCCCTTCGAGATCGGGCATCAGCCGTCCTTGTCGCTCTCCGGCGGCTTCGCGATGGACCTCCGCATCTGCGTATCGCTCTGGATGTTGCGGTACTTCATGTAGTCCATGATCCCGAGGTTGCCCTCACGGAACGCCTCGGCCATCGCGAGGGGCACCTCCGCCTCCGCCTTCACGACTTCGGCCTGCATCTGCTCGACGAGCGCCCGGTTCTCCTGCTCCGACGCGACGGCCATCGCCCGGCGCTCCTCGGCCTTCGCCTGCGCGATCCGCTTGTCCGCTTCCGCCTGATCCGTCTGCAGTTCCGCGCCGATGTTCTTCCCCACGTCGACGTCGGCGATGTCGATCGAGAGAATCTCGAACGCGGTCCCCGAGTCGAGTCCCTTGGCGAGTACCGTCTTCGAGATGTTGTCCGGGTTCTCGAGCACGGCCTTGTGCGACGACGCCGACCCGATCGTGGACACGATGCCTTCACCGACGCGGGCCAGGATCGTCTCCTCACCGGCCCCACCGACCAGGCGGTTGATGTTGGCCCGCACCGTCACCCGCGCCGTCGCGATGAGCTGGATCCCGTCCTTCGCCATCGCGGCGACCTTCGGCGTCTGGATGACCCGCGGGTTGACGGAAACCTGCACCGCGTCGAGCACGTCCCGCCCCGCAAGGTCGATCGCGGCCGCCTGCCGGAACGGCAGTTCGATTTGCGCCTTGTCCGCCGAGATGAGCGCGTTCACCACCCTCTCGACGTCGCCTCCCGCCAGGAAATGCGACTCCAGTTCGTTCGTATGGAGCGGCAGGCCCGCCTTGTAGGAACTGATGAGAGGATAGACGATCCGCGGCGGAGGGATCTTCCGCAGGCGCATCCCCACCAGGCTTCCGAGGCCCACCCGGACCCCCGACGCGATCGCCGTGACCCAGAGCCGGATCGGCACGATCCAGGACAGAATGAGTACGCCGAGCGCGATGGCGATGAGGATGATGATGCTGGTGCCCGCCAGTGGTTCCATATCAGGCCTCGTTCCTGTGTTCGGATTCGGGAGATTGCTTGGCGCGGCGCACGAGCACTCGCCCGCTCGCCACCTCCAGTACGCGTATCGGGGTCCCGGCCTCGAGCCAGGGACCCTCGGTCACGACATGGATGCGCTCATCGTTGATGATCGCGACCCCCGTGGGCCGCAGGTCGGTCGACGTGACGCCGAGCCCGCCGACGAGGTCCTCGCGCGGAGGCACCGAGAGGTAGCCCGTCTCGCGGCTCGTCGAGTCGCGGAGGAAGAGCCCGGAGAATCGGTTGCTGCGGGGCAGGTGCCGCACCAGCGCCCACCCGGCGACCCCCACCAGGATGATCGACAGGGCGACGAGTCCCGCCGCGTTGAACACCTGGTCGAAGGTCGGCACCTGGCCGACCATGCCCATGACGGCCGCTCCGAGTACCGCGACCGACCCCAGGATCCCGGCGATCCCGAAGCCGGGGATGACGAGCACTTCGAGCGCGATCAGCACGACGCCCGCGCCGAAGAGGAGGATCTCCTCGATGCCGGCGAGATGGACGAGGTGGTGCGCGCCGAAGAAAGCGGCCAGCGAGGCGAGTCCCACCGCGCCCGCCACGCCGAAGCTCGGCGTCCGCACCTCCACGATGAGTCCGAGGAAGCCGAGGCTCAGGAGGAGAGGCGCGACCGCCGGGTTCGTCAGGAAGCGGACGATCGCCTCCGCCCAGTTCGGCTGGATTTCCCGCACCGGGGCCGCCGGCAGCCGCATGACTTCCAGAAGTTCGATGAGATCCCGCACCTCGGCGTCCGCAACTCCGATCGCCGTGGCCTCGTCCGTCGTGAGGGTGAGCAGCCGGCCGGCTTCGCTCACGCCGGGGACCTCGATGCTCTCGTCGACCATCGCCTCCGCGACCAGCGGATCGAGCCCGCGTTCCTCGGCCAGCGCCCGGAACTCCGAGCGCATCGCGCTCACCATCTTCTCCGGGGCCTTCTCGCCCTCGCCGGTGACCGGGGTGGCCGCGCCGATCGTGGAGCCCGGCCGCATGTAGATCCGGTCCGTCGCGAGCGCGATCATCGCACCCGCCGAGAGGGCGCGGCGGTTCACGTAGGCGTAGGTCGGGACCTCCGCGTCGCGCAGATCGTCGATGATCTTCCACGCCGCGTCGACCCGGCCGCCGGGCGTGTCGAGTTCGATGATCACGGCGGGCGCCCCGGATTCCGCGGCTTCCGCGAGCGCGCGAGCCACGAAGGGGGCCACGCCGAGTTCGATCGTGCCGGAGATCGGCACCCGGACGACCGACGCCGCGGACTGCGCGGGCGGGGCGACCGGCGTGGATCGCGCGAAGGCGGCGCCGAGTCCCGGCGGCGCGGGCGCGCCCGACGCGGACGCCGCCACAACCGCCAGCCCGAGGGCGAGCACCGGCGCCGGCAGCCCCGTCATGGGTGATTTCATTCCCGGTCCGTTCATTCGTCGCATGGGCCGCAATCTATCGGTGCCCGGAGTCGCCCGCCCGTCAGCCGCCCGGCCGGTCGGGCAGCGCGACCGGCTCACCGGCGGACGGCCGTACGCCTTCCGCGTACAACTGCGCGTTCAGCGCCGGCACGCGGGTCTCGATGAGGACGTTGAGCCGGTCCAGCAACTCCGGCATCACGTTCCACACCTCGTCGACCTGCCACAGGTGATCCGCGGTCGGCACCGTCGACGACCCCTGGATGGCGTTGGCAACGCCGGCGTTCCGGCGCGCGTCCCCCAACTCATCCCGGATCTCCTCGATCTCCGCCTCGATCGCCTCAAGCTCCTCGTCCAGTCCTTCCGGCGCCTCGTCCGCGCCCTCGATGAGGTCCTCCGCCGCCGACAACTGCTCCTCGAGCGCGTCCAGGGCCTGCCCCGCCTCGTAGATCGGGCCCGCCATGGCGTGGAGGCTCATGAGCGCCTCCTGCCGCGTCATTCGGTCCACCCGGCTCATCGGCCGGCGGGGCTCCGCGACGACTTCGACCGTGGCGGAGAACGTCTCGCCCCCCGCCTCCATGCTCACCGTGTACCAGCCCGGCAGGACGATCGGGCCCTGCGGCGCGCCGCCGAAGAAGAAGCCGCCTCCGCCACCCGGACCGCCGCCCCCCTCACGCTCGTACGGCGCGTCGTGACGCCAGTCCCAGATCACCTCGTTGACGCCGACCTCCGCGGGCGCCTCCAGCGTACGTACGTGTACCCCCGAGGCGTCGCTGATCTTCAATGAGAAGGAGTCCGCGCCGTCGTCCGCGCTATCGTCCGCGCCGTCGCCCGCGTCCCCATCGTCCGAACCATCGCCGTCGTCGTCGCCGTCATCTCCGTCGTCGCCGCCGTCTTCATCCTCACCGTCGGCGTCCTCTCCCTCGTCGTCGTCCGCAGTCATGTCCACGGCCGGAGCGTCCCGCAGGTAGTAGCGGATCCGGGCGCCGCGCGGCGGGTTCGGCGCGCTGTACGTGGCGCCATAGAAGGGCCAGTCCCCCTTCTCCGTCCACATGATCGAACGGTCGCCGAACACGCGTCCCGCCTCCGCCAGCATCCCCTCGGAGAGGGCTTCGAGCGGCGCCACGTCGGCCAGGATCCAGGCGCTGCGCCCGTGCGTGCCGACGATGAGGTCGTTCTCGCGCGGGTGCACGAGGAGGTCGTCCACCGGGACCGTGGGCAGGTTGTTCTTGAGCTGAACCCAGCTTTCGCCGCGGTCCACGGAGACGAACACGCCGACCTCGTTCCCGATGAAGAGGAGATTCGGCGCCCGGTGGTGCTCGACGATCACGTTCACCGACCACAGGTCCGGCAGCCCGTTCGCGATCGCCCGCCAGCTCTGCCCGTAGTCCTCGCTCACGTAGGCGTAGGGCGCGTAGTCGCCGTTGCGGTGCCCGTCGAAGGTGGCGTAGACGCGCCCCTCCACGTGGTGCGACGGCTCCACCCGGCTCACATAGGTCCGCTCCGGGAGGCCCGGGATGCGGTCGACGACGTTCTCCCACGTCTCCCCGTCGTCTCTCGACACCTGCAGGTTGCCGTCGTCCGTCCCCGCGTAGATGAGCCCCCGCGCCAGCGGCGACTCCTCCACCGAGGTCAGGTTCCCGTAATTGGCGATCCCGTCGTTGAGCGACATCTGCGGCTCGGAGCCGGGGACGCCCATGATCGCCAGCTCCTCGCGGTCGATCTGCTTCGTGAGATCGAGCCCCCCGACCTCCTCCCACGACATCCCGTAGTCCCGCGAGCGCAGCAGGTAGTTCGCGCCGAGGTAGACGGTGGCCGGATCGTGCGGCGAGAGCAGGAGCGGTGAGTTCCAGTTGTAGCGGTAGGCTTTCGTCGTGTCCCCATCCGCCCGCGGCCCGACGATGGGGCGCATCGGGATCTTCTCGCCCGTCGTCAGGTCGTAGCGGTTCATGTTCCCGCCCTGCGACTCCGAGTAGACGATCGTCGAGTCCGTCGGGTCCACGATCGTGAAGAACCCGTCCCCGTAGGCCGTCTCGTACCAGTCCTGGTGGCGGATGCCGTGGAACGAGCGCGTGTTCGAGGGCCCGCACCACGCGTCGTTGTCCTGCAGCCCGCCGCACACCGCGTAGGGCGTCCGCATGTCGTACCCGATCGTGTAGAACTGGCCGAGCGCGATGTTGTCGAACATGCGCCAGTGCGCGGCCCCATCCCACGAGGCCGCGACCCCGCCGTCGCTGCCCAGGATCAGGTGGTCCGGGTCCTCCGGGTTGATCCATAACTGGTGGTGGTCGACGTGGATCTGCACGGCGCCGTCGTTGCGGAACGTCCGTCCGCCGTCATCCGAAATGGAGAGCTGCGTGCCGAGCACGTAGATGCGGTCGGGGTTGCTCGGGTCGATGCGGACCTGGGAGTAGTACATGGGACGCGGGTTCGTGTCGGACACCTTCTCCCACGTCTCGCCGCGGTCCGTGGAGCGGAAGAGCCCGCCCTGGCGCGGACCGCCGCCTCCGCCCCCGAAGCCCTGGCCGGGCCGCCGCGGATCCGCCTCCACGAGCGCGTAGACGAGGTTGCCGTCCTGCCGGTAGATGTCGATTCCGATGCGGCCCTTGTCGCCCTCCGGCAGCCCTTCGGTCAACTCCGTCCAGTTGTCGCCGCCGTCGACCGTCCGGTAGAGGCCGCTCCCCGGACCGCCTCCGTTGAACCCCCAGCCCGTCCGCTGCCGCTGGTACATGGCCGCGAAGATCGTGTTCGGGTCGGCGGGATCCATGGCCAGGTCAATGGCCCCCGTGCGGTCGTCGACGTACAGCACCTTCTCCCACGACTCCCCGCCATCGGTCGTGCGGAAGACGCCGCGCTCGGGGTTCGAACCCCAGAGATCCCCCATCGCGGCCACGTGGACGACATCGGGGTTGCGCGGATGGATGAGGATGCGGGCGATGTGCTTCGTCGCCTCGAGGCCCATGTGCATCCAGGTGTTCCCGCCGTCCGTCGACTTGTAGACGCCGTTCCCCCATGGGGAGGACTGACGGTTCTGCGGCTCGCCCGTCCCCACCCACACGAGGTTCGGGTTCGCCTGGTGAAGGGTCACGTCCCCGATCGAACTCGTCGGCTGGTCGTCGAACAGCGGGGTCCACGACGTGCCGTGGTTCTCCGTCTTCCACAGCCCTCCGCTCGCGGTGCCGAGGTAGAAGATCTGTGGCTTGGCTTCGACGACGTCGAGGTCGGCGATGCGGCCCCCCATGAGGGCCGGGCCGATCTCCCGGTATTCGAGGTGGGAGATCGCCGTCTCGAGCGCGGACTGGGCGGCGGCGGCCGTGGCACCGGCCGTGGCGCCGTGGAGGAGACCGGCCGCGGAGAGCGCAAGAACTCGGGCTGCTTTCATCGTACTGCCTCGGAAACGGGGAGATGACGGGGCTTCCGCCCGCAAACTGCACCGCAGAAATGCCCGCGCAATACGCCGCCGGTCCGCGCGGGCGGCGCGATGCGGGGCCGGATCAGAACGAGGCGCGTCCGCCCGCGAGCGGCAGGACTTCCTCCACCAGGGCCAGGAGCAGCCGGCCCGGCTCCTCGAACATGATCATGTGGGAGCTGCGCTCGAAGGTCACGAACCGCTTGCGGGGCGCCTCGATGCGGTCGAAGTAGTCTCTGGCGCTCCGATAGGGCGTGTGCAGATCGAACCGTCCGTGGAGGATGACGACCGGCACCTCAAAGCGCTCCACGAGGCGCGTCGGGCGGGGCTCCGGGGCGCGGTCGATGAGGTGGCGTTCGGCCCACGCCATGGCCGGCCGCACGTTCGCCACGTCGGCCGCCGTGTACTCCGGCCCCCATTCGGGAAGCGCGAAGTAGAGGTCGAAGGTCGGCTTGCCGTACCACCCGCCGTCGTACTCCCGGGCCCATCTCCGGGCAGCGAGCAGCTTCTCGACCGCCCCGGGACCCGCGGCGGGGGGATAGGGCCGGAGCGCTTCCAGTTCGCGGATCGCGGTCGTGTCGTTCGCTGCGCGGACGCGCTCCATGAGTGTCGCGTACAACTGGCGTTCGGCGTCGGGCCCCGCCGTCTGACCGAGGCCGACGTAGGCGTGGAAGCGCTCGGGATGCCGTTCGACGAGCCGGGGGCCGATCCGTGTCCCGTAGGAGTATCCGAGGACGAAGAGCTTCTCGTGGCCGAGTCTCGCGAGCAGGTGCTCGACGACCGCTGCCGCGTCGTCCACGAGTTGCTCGAGGGTCATCGTCGGCCCCAGCCTGGCGGAATCCGCCGCAGAGAAGCTCTTGCCCACGCCGCGCCGGTCCCAGTTCACGACCGTGAAGAAGTCCTCCCACGGCTTCTGGTACGCCCAGCTCGCCCCCATCACCGGGCTGCCGGGACCCCCGTGGAGCACGAGAAGGATCGGGTTGGCCCGGTTCAGGCCTCGGATCGACAGCCACTGGGTCGACCCGTTGACCTCGATGGGTTCGAGGACTTCGATCCCTTCGGGCGTGTGGATGCGGCGAAGGTCGGCCAGGCGACCCGTGATCGAGTCCCTGGGGATGGCGTCGGCGGCGCTTCGGGCGGCGGCGCTCTGGGCGGTGGCGCTCCCCGGCACGCCGAGGAAGGCGATGGCCATGATGACGCTGGTGACCATGATGGCCGCCGTCGCCTGAGATTGCGTTTCCGTTTTCGTTGAAAACATCTTTCTTCGGACCTTGAGAATATGTCTCTGTAAACGCCGAAAATATGTCTCTATTCGGCATCCCGGTATGCGAGCCGCGCTCGAAGGGGCGCTCGATCTTTGGTTGGCGATTGCCGTGCGCTCGGGCGCAAAGGAGAAGCGGAATGAGAGAAGGAGTCGTGAGACGTTTTTCGGCGGTGAGCACCCTGGGGCTCGTTGCGCTCCTTACAGGCATCCCACCCCTCCCCGTCTCCGGGCAGTCGATCACCGTCGTGTCCTGGGGCGGCTCCTACGGTCGCGCCGTCAACGAGGGCGCCAACATTCCCTTCACCGAGGCGACGGGCATCGGTGTCCGCATGGAGGACTACAACGGCGGCCTGGCCCAGATACGGGCCCAGGTGGACATCGGCAACATCCATTGGGACGTGGTCGACCTGGAGATCGCCGATGCCGTGCGCGGTTGCGACGAGGGGCTGCTCGAGCCGATAGACATCGACGATCTGCCTCCCGGACCCGACGGCACTCCCGCAGCCGACGACTTTGCGGCCGAGACCCGGACCGAGTGCGGAGTGGGCAATCTGTACTGGTCGACCGTGTACGCCTATAACGACGAGAACTTCCCGGGCGAAAAGCCCTCAACCATGGCCGACTTCTTCGACCTGGAGAGGTTCCCGGGCCGCCGAGGGATGCGGCGTGTCCCGCAGGTGAACCTGGAGTTCGCCCTGATCGCCGATGGCGTGCCGCTCGACGAAGTGTACGCCACGCTGCAGACGCCGGAGGGTCTGGACCGGGCCTTCGCCAAACTCGAAACGATCAGGGACGAAGTGGTCTGGTGGGAGGCGGGCGCCCAGCCGCCGCAGCTGTTGGCCGACGGGGAAGTGGTCATGAGCACGGCGTACAACGGTCGCATCTTCAATGCCCGGGTCATGGAAAACCAGCTGCTGGTGATCGTGTGGGATGGGCAGTTGCTGGACGTGGGCCAGATTGGGATCGTCGCGGGCACACCGAGGCTGGAAGAGGCGCTGAGATACGTAGCTTTCAAGACCAGCGCCGAGTCCCTGGCGCGGATCGGCCGCCGCATTTCCTATTCCCCGGCGCGCAAGTCCGGCATGCCACTGGTGACGACCCACGTAGTCACAGGCGTCGACATGGCGCCCCACATGCCGGCCAGCCCGGGCAACGTGGATCGTGCGCTCCACTTCGACTGGGCTTTCTGGGTCGACTACCAGGACGAGCTGAACGAGCGCTTCAGCGCCTGGCTGGCGCGCTAGCGCGTCAGAACACGACCCGATAGGTGACGTTCAGACTCCGCCCGGCCTCCGGCATGATCTCCTTGACCCGGGAGAGGTGGTTGCGGTACTCGGTGTTCGCGGCGTTGGCGAGGCTCATCGTCAAGACGTTCAGACGCCCGCCGAACGTGAATCGCACGCCCGCCGCAGCGTTGAAGACCGTGTACCCCCGGGTCGGCGTCTCGAATTCGCCCACCCGGTCCTGCTCGTCCGCCATCTCGGCCTCCGCCCGGACATACCACGATGGCCTCTCATACTTCAGGGCCACATGTCCCTTGAGCGGAGGGACGAGAGGCAAAGGCCGGCCGGTCTCCTTGAGACTGCCTTTCACGGATGAGGCCACTCCCTCCAGCGCCATTCCCCGCCCGGCGTCGATGTCCACGCCGACCTCGAAACCGCTGAACACGGCGTCGTTGCCCTGGAACTGATAGACGGGGAGGCGCACGCGGCTCAGGCGGCCCGTGTCCTCTCCGTAGATGTGGTTCCTGATGTCGTTGTGGAAGCCAGTCACCTCGGCCCTCAACCGGTCGGACTCGAAGCGCAGGAAGGCGTCCAGCCCGTGCCCGACCTCGCCCTCCAGAGACGGGTTTCCGACTTCGAAGACGAAGGCCGCCAGATGCGGCCCCTCCGAATAGAGTTCGGCGACGTCGGGCGTGCGAAACGCCCGGGCCACGCTGGTCCCGAGCACCAGCCCGGAGGCGGATTTGTAGAGGATACCGAACGACCCCGACAGGGAATGGAACCTGCGTTCGCGAATCTCACCGATATCCGACACCCGATCTTCCCCCGGATCGAGCCGGGTCCAGTCGTAGCGCAGCCCGGACTCGATCTGGATGGAGCCCAGTTGGACCTCCTCCAGCACGTACAGGGCCGCCTTGAACCGACGCGTGTCCGGCGTAAAAAGGGATCCCCCGTATGCGAAATCCTCCCGGGACGCACGGCCGCCCATCGCGCCCGCCGTAAACGGTCCCCACCTGTCGTGCCGACCCAGGACGTCCGCGCTCGTGCTCTGTTGATCGAAGAGCGTGCCCAGAATACCCCCTGCTTCGATCTCGCGGTGGGTGTACCAGGTGTGCGTCGCGTCGAAGCGGAGGTTGTGGAAGGGCCCGACCCGTCGTTCGTCGACCACGGTGCGGAACTTCGATGCGACCCGTTCCATTTCGATGCGCACCCCCTCCTGGTGCCCGCCCACGAAACCGCCCGGAATGCCGTAGTAGTTGCGGTAGCCGCGTAAGGACGCCCCGAGGCGGCCCCAATCGGCCACCCAGGCCGTCCCCACACCCCCGCTCAGCAGTTCGCCGTCGGTGTTGAGAAGCGTGCCGACGGGGGTTTTCAGGTCTCCCGCCGTCCGTGCGGCCGCCTCCACGCGCAGCGGCACGCTCTCCGCGATGGGAAACACGGTCGTTGCGCTGCCCGCCAGTGAGCCGGTCGCGGTCTGCGTCTGCAGCGTCGCCGAGCCGGTCAGGCGGTGCGGCATGGCCGACGGAATCTCGTCGCGGATGACGTTGATGACCCCGCCCAGCGCGTTGCCCCCGTAGAGCAGCGCACCCGGACCCCGCACAACCTCGATCCGCCGGGCGGAAGATGGATCGAGCGCGGTGGTGTGGTCCGCGCCCGAGTTGGAAGCATCCCCAACAGGAGTCCCGTCCTCGAGCATCAGCACTCGATCTCCGCTCAATCCGCGGATCACGGGTTGCGCAACTGCTGGACCCATCCTGGTGGCGGCCAGCCCCGGCATTGACGCCAACGTCCCCGCTACGGTGGCCGTCATCTGGCGCTGCAGGTCATCGCCCGTCATGACGCTGACCGGCCGTAGCGCCTCGGCTGCAGCGCGCTCGCTGATCGTGGCCGTCACCACCAACTCGCCCAGCGCGATGGGAGACGGTGACAACTCGATCACGACCTCTCCCGACTCCGCCACCGCTCGGCGCGCGCGCTGGGTCCCCACAGTGACTTCCACCGTGGCGCCCCGGTACCCCAGGCGCTCGGCTCGAAGCGTGTGCAGGCCCGCGGCCATCCCGGTCAGGTGAAAGGTGCCGTCGGCGCGGGTCACCGCCCTCGTTTCCCTCCCGACCACCGATACGCGCGCTCCCGCCAGGGGGAAACCGGTGCCTGCGTCGCGCACGCTGCCCTCGAAGACGTACCGTTGCTCCGGCTCCTGCGCGTCGACTCGCGGAACGACGAACGCGGGGGCCGCCGCCAGAATCAGGACAAGGGCTTTCCGCATGCGTTCCCTCCGGCTGATGGCGATTCAACTCTTGGCCGGTCCGGCCCACCTCCGCAAGCTGATTGGCAAGCCCACGCAGGCGGAGCAAGCCGCCGCGTGGAGCTTCCGAAGCCGAACCGAGGGGAGGAGCCCCATGAGTCGCACACCCCGTCGCAGGATCTCACCTCGCCTCGCGGGACTGGGTGTCTGCGTCGCGCTGGCCTGCGGGACGCCGCCGGATGGGGGTCGGGGGGGCGTGGCCGCCGCGGAGCCGTCGCTGGCTCCGGAGGCGACGGCGGCGCTCGTCGAGGCTTTCCAGGCGGAACTCGACGCGGCGTGGGCGCAGGCCCAGGAGACGGACGAGAACTTCCCGGGGGCGACGGCCGCGTTCATCCTCCCGGACGGGCGCGTGTTCGGCTTCGCCACGGGTCTGTCGGACGTGGACGACGAGATCCCGATGACGCCGGACCTGCGCATGGGCTCCGGCAGTATCGGCAAGACCTACGTCGCGGCCGTCGCCCTGCAGCTGGCCATGAACGGAGAGCTGGACCTCGACGCGGCGGTCGCGACCTGGCTCGGCGACGAGGAGTGGTTCTCCCGGGTCCCGAATCACGCGGACCTCACGGTGCGCAACCTCCTGAACCACACGGCCGGCATGATCCAGCCGTACTTCGAGGACCCCGACTTCGCCGTGCGGCTGGGCGAAGTGTTCCGCGATCCCGACGCCTACATGACCCCGGAAGAATTCATCGCCGAGACGGTGCTGGACGCCGAGCCGCTCTTCCCCGCCGGCGGGGGCTACCACTACAGCGACGTGCACTACACGCTGGCGGGTTTGGCCATCGAGGAGGCGACGGGCCGCGCCTACTACGACCTTCTCGACGAGTTTTTCCTCGACCCGCTCGGCCTCGACCTCACGCTGGCGGCCGACCGGCGCGACCTGCCCGGACTCGCGCAGGGCTACGCGCACGCGAGCTCACGGCTCTACGGTACGCCGCTCGAGGTGGTGGTGGATGGACAGTTCATCCTCCATCCACTGCAGGAGTGGACGGGGGGCGGCCTCGTGAACAACCCGCAGGCGATGGTGCGCTGGGCGAAGCTCCTGTACGAGGGCGAGGCGATCTCGGGGGACGACCTTCCGCAGTTGCTCGAAGTCGGGTTCCCGGCCGACAGCACCAGGCCGCACCTGGGGTACGGACTGGCGGTCTCCGTCGCCGAGAGCGAGCACGGGCTGACGTACGGCCACGGGGGCTTCTGGCCCGGATACAACTCCCTCCTCGCGTACTACCCGGACCACGGCGTGGCCGTCTCGATCCAGGTCAACTCCGACGATTCGCGGATGCGCGACCACATGCCGAAGCTGGCCGGCGTCGTGCTGGAAGCGCTGGGGAACGGCGCGCGTTAACGGCCTCCGGGGGTCAGTCGGCGCGAGGGCCGGAGAGTCGCGCTCCCGCGGCAAGCACGAGGATCGAGGCCAGGACGAGGGCGGTCGCCGCCGGAAAGCCGGCCCGCGTCGCGCCTTCCTCCAGTGCGGCCGGCTCGAAAACGGGCACCCCGTCCCAGTCGACCGCATTGATCGGCGTGGCCGCGAAGAAGTGCGGGTAGAAGTAGGTCTTCAACCGCTCATGGTGCTGGCGGACGGCGTCCTGGTACGCGAGTTGCGCGCCCAGATCGGTGGCCGCGAGGCGGTCGAGGGCGAGTTGGGCCGCGAGCGGGGGCACGAGGAGGGACCACCGCCGCGCCCACCCTTCCCGCTCCCGCAGCACGTCCCGGTAGGCGCCCGACGCCTCGCGCGCGGCCCGGTCGCCCCGATGGTTCATGGCGTAGTACCAGGCCCACGTGAACACGTCCTCCGGGACCGTCCGGTCGCTCCACTCCGGGTAGTCCTCAAAGAAGCCCTGCATCGTCTCGTCCTTGGTCATGTCCCAAGCCTCGTGATATCCCTGCCGCTGGCGCACGGTGAGTTCCAGCGC comes from Candidatus Palauibacter australiensis and encodes:
- a CDS encoding ABC transporter substrate-binding protein, with product MRRFSAVSTLGLVALLTGIPPLPVSGQSITVVSWGGSYGRAVNEGANIPFTEATGIGVRMEDYNGGLAQIRAQVDIGNIHWDVVDLEIADAVRGCDEGLLEPIDIDDLPPGPDGTPAADDFAAETRTECGVGNLYWSTVYAYNDENFPGEKPSTMADFFDLERFPGRRGMRRVPQVNLEFALIADGVPLDEVYATLQTPEGLDRAFAKLETIRDEVVWWEAGAQPPQLLADGEVVMSTAYNGRIFNARVMENQLLVIVWDGQLLDVGQIGIVAGTPRLEEALRYVAFKTSAESLARIGRRISYSPARKSGMPLVTTHVVTGVDMAPHMPASPGNVDRALHFDWAFWVDYQDELNERFSAWLAR
- a CDS encoding TonB-dependent receptor, with the protein product MRKALVLILAAAPAFVVPRVDAQEPEQRYVFEGSVRDAGTGFPLAGARVSVVGRETRAVTRADGTFHLTGMAAGLHTLRAERLGYRGATVEVTVGTQRARRAVAESGEVVIELSPSPIALGELVVTATISERAAAEALRPVSVMTGDDLQRQMTATVAGTLASMPGLAATRMGPAVAQPVIRGLSGDRVLMLEDGTPVGDASNSGADHTTALDPSSARRIEVVRGPGALLYGGNALGGVINVIRDEIPSAMPHRLTGSATLQTQTATGSLAGSATTVFPIAESVPLRVEAAARTAGDLKTPVGTLLNTDGELLSGGVGTAWVADWGRLGASLRGYRNYYGIPGGFVGGHQEGVRIEMERVASKFRTVVDERRVGPFHNLRFDATHTWYTHREIEAGGILGTLFDQQSTSADVLGRHDRWGPFTAGAMGGRASREDFAYGGSLFTPDTRRFKAALYVLEEVQLGSIQIESGLRYDWTRLDPGEDRVSDIGEIRERRFHSLSGSFGILYKSASGLVLGTSVARAFRTPDVAELYSEGPHLAAFVFEVGNPSLEGEVGHGLDAFLRFESDRLRAEVTGFHNDIRNHIYGEDTGRLSRVRLPVYQFQGNDAVFSGFEVGVDIDAGRGMALEGVASSVKGSLKETGRPLPLVPPLKGHVALKYERPSWYVRAEAEMADEQDRVGEFETPTRGYTVFNAAAGVRFTFGGRLNVLTMSLANAANTEYRNHLSRVKEIMPEAGRSLNVTYRVVF
- a CDS encoding serine hydrolase, whose product is MSRTPRRRISPRLAGLGVCVALACGTPPDGGRGGVAAAEPSLAPEATAALVEAFQAELDAAWAQAQETDENFPGATAAFILPDGRVFGFATGLSDVDDEIPMTPDLRMGSGSIGKTYVAAVALQLAMNGELDLDAAVATWLGDEEWFSRVPNHADLTVRNLLNHTAGMIQPYFEDPDFAVRLGEVFRDPDAYMTPEEFIAETVLDAEPLFPAGGGYHYSDVHYTLAGLAIEEATGRAYYDLLDEFFLDPLGLDLTLAADRRDLPGLAQGYAHASSRLYGTPLEVVVDGQFILHPLQEWTGGGLVNNPQAMVRWAKLLYEGEAISGDDLPQLLEVGFPADSTRPHLGYGLAVSVAESEHGLTYGHGGFWPGYNSLLAYYPDHGVAVSIQVNSDDSRMRDHMPKLAGVVLEALGNGAR